DNA sequence from the Sulfurimonas sp. genome:
GAAGAAAACACAGGTCAAGCAGAAGTTAGAGATACATTTAAATCTCCTAAGGGTATGGTTGCAGGATGTGTCGTTGTTGACGGTAAACTTGTTCGCGGCGGTCTTGTTCGTGTTATCAGAAACGGAGTCGTTGTTCATGAGGGTTCATTGACTTCACTAAAACGCTTCAAAGATGATGCTGAAGAAGTAGGTTACGGATATGAGTGCGGTGTTATGATTAAAGGCTATGATGATGTTATTGTCGGCGATGTAATCGAAACATTCAAAAAAATTGAGCAAAAAGTATCTCTGTGACGGAAGCCCAGATAAAAGTAAAGAGAACGGAGTCGGTTCTCTTAGAATTGATTCCCGAAGCTCTTGGCAGTTTAAATGATAAAAGATTGCATCAGTTAACCGTTATAGATGTCAAATGCTCACGCGGCAGAAGCGATGCTAAAGTTTATATCGATCCATCTTCATTTAGTGAAGAAGAGAAGGGTGAATTTTTAAAATTGCTAAAAAAAGCCAGACCGATTATAGAAGATTTTTGCATGAAAGATCAAGGTTGGTTTCGCCCTGTAAAATTTACATTTGAGTTTGATGAACAACTAAAAAAAGCTCAAAGTATTGAAGAGTTATTTAAAAAAATTGCTAAAGAGTAGGTAGTTTATGAGTTTAGAAAAAGATATAGAACTGTTTGCCAAATCAGTAGGTTTGGAGCTTTACGATATTTCTGTAGCAAGAGACGGCGATGACACTATCTATAGGGTAAATGTGCTCTCAGGCACTTTTGAAGATGGAAAAAGAAAGGGTGTGAGTTTGGACGAGTGCGTTAATCTAACCCGTCTTATTTCGCCCCTTCTTGATGTTAAACCGCCTGTTTCCGGAGATTATAGACTTGAAGTCGGAAGTGCCGGAATAGAGAGAAAAATTAGCTCTTTAAGACAGTTTGAAATGTCAGTCGGAGAGAGAGTTGCTCTTACGGTAAAACCAAAAGATAAAATCAGGGGACTACTTGTTAAAGTTGTAGATTCGAAGATTTTTTTAGATGTTGAGGGCGAAGAGGTTGTAGTTGATTTTTCTCAAATTGCAAAAGCCAAAACATACTTTGAATGGTAATTGACAATAATTTCTATATGAACTTAGCCTTGCAAGAGGCTTGGAAAT
Encoded proteins:
- the rbfA gene encoding 30S ribosome-binding factor RbfA, whose protein sequence is MTEAQIKVKRTESVLLELIPEALGSLNDKRLHQLTVIDVKCSRGRSDAKVYIDPSSFSEEEKGEFLKLLKKARPIIEDFCMKDQGWFRPVKFTFEFDEQLKKAQSIEELFKKIAKE
- a CDS encoding ribosome maturation factor, whose protein sequence is MSLEKDIELFAKSVGLELYDISVARDGDDTIYRVNVLSGTFEDGKRKGVSLDECVNLTRLISPLLDVKPPVSGDYRLEVGSAGIERKISSLRQFEMSVGERVALTVKPKDKIRGLLVKVVDSKIFLDVEGEEVVVDFSQIAKAKTYFEW